CCGTTCTTCACAACGCTGGAGAGAAGGATTCAAACAATTAGCACTTAAACTGGGGCAAAAAACAGATCTGCATCTATTATCCGGCGATCAGGATCATGACCGCAAACTCCTGACTCCATTTTTTCCGGGGACACAGCATTTACATTTCCGGCAAAGTCCGCAGCAAAAACTGGATTACATTCTTCAGTTACAACAAAAAGGTGCTAAAGTAATGATGCTGGGTGATGGGTTAAATGATGCCGGTGCTTTAAGACAAAGTAATCTGGGTATTGCAGTCACAGATGACATTAATAATTTCTCTCCCGGCTGTGATGCGATACTGGATGGTACTGCTTTTAAAAAGATACCCCAGTTTATCAGACAGGCAAAAGATGCTGTCAAAGTGATCCACATGAGTTTTGTTATATCTCTGCTTTATAATGCAGTCGGATTATTCTTTGCTGTACAAGGCTTACTTTCTCCTTTAATGGCGGCTATACTCATGCCTATGAGTACAGTAACCATCATCTTATTCACCAGTCTGACCGCCCGGTTTTACGCCCGTAAAAATCATTTATTATGAATATGATCTATATGCTGATTGGCTTCAGCATTTTATTGGCCCTGATATTCTTACTCGCCTTTTTCTGGGCGAGTAAATCTGGTCAGCACGATGATCTCTTTACTCCTGGAATGAGGATACTTTTTGAAGAAGAAAAGCCTCAGGAACCCCGGGACGAAGAAAAAAGTGATGAAGATCACCTGCAGGCATAACTCCTGTCACTGCCCGGGATATTAAACAAGGCTAATTTTACCCCCATAAACCACACCAATTTTTCTTATGACTGAAAAATTCTACTACGACAACAAAATCGTCAGAAACTTCGCATTAGCCACCATCGTCTGGGGTATAGTCGGAATGACGATCGGACTTTTGATTGCCATGCAGCTCTTTAAACCTGCCATGAATCTGGGTTCCCAATACACAACTTTCGGCCGTATCAGGCCATTACATACCAATGCAGTAATCTTTGCATTTGTAGGTAACGCCATATTTATGGGCGTTTATTATTCTTTACAACGGCTTCTTAAAACAAGGATGTTCAGTGATGTTCTCAGCAAGATCCATTTCTGGGGCTGGCAATTAATTATTATAGCTACGGTTATTACGCTTCCTCTGGGAATGACCAGTTCACATGAATATGCAGAGATGGAATGGCCGATAGATATCGCGATTACGATAATCTGGGTCGTGTTTGGCTATAATATGTTTGGTACAATCATCAAAAGACGGGAGAAACATATGTATGTGGCTATCTGGTTTTACATCGCAACTTTCGTCACTGTAGCGGTACTGCATATTGTAAACTCTGTTCAGTTACCTGTTTCTGCATTTAAAAGTTATTATTTGTATGCTGGTGTACAGGATGCGCTGGTACAGTGGTGGTACGGACATAATGCTGTAGCATTTTTCCTGACCACACCATACCTGGGCATGATGTATTACTTTTTACCAAAAATGGCCGATCGTCCGGTATATTCTTACAAGCTGAGTATTCTGCATTTCTGGTCGCTGATCTTTATTTATATCTGGGCAGGCCCTCACCACCTGTTATATACTTCATTACCTTCCTGGGCACAGTCTTTAGGTGTAGCTTTCTCTGTGATGCTGATTGCTCCAAGCTGGGGAGGTATGATCAACGGACTGCTTACTTTAAGAGGTGCATGGGATAAAGTCAGAGAGGATCCTAAACTTAAATTCATGGTTGTCGGTCTGACGGCTTATGGTATGGCCACATTTGAGGGGCCCATGCTGGCATTTAAACAAATCAATGCTATTGCTCACTATACTGACTGGATAGTTGCCCATGTCCATGTTGGAGCATTAGGCTGGAATGGATTTTTAACTTTTGCTATTCTGTACTGGCTGATTCCAAGAATTTACAACACGACTTTATATTCTAAAAAACTGGCTTCCTTCCACTTCTGGATTGGTACACTGGGAATTATATTCTATGCGGTTCCGCTTTACTTTGCTGGTTTTACCCAGGGATTAATGTGGAAAGAGTTTAACCAGGAAGGTTTATTAAGATATCCTAATTTCCTGGAAACAGTAATTCAGATTCTTCCGATGTATGTCATGAGAGCGATAGGCGGAGCATTATATCTGACAGGCGTAATTGTGATGACCTATAACCTGATCAAAACCATGAAATCAGGCAAACTTGTAGCTAATGAAGCTGCCGAAGCCCAGCCTTTACCTCAGGTTTATGTTGCACAGGGAGATGATAAGAAATTACACCGCATGCTGGAACGTAAACCAATGATCTTCATGGTACTTTCACTGATCGTAATTCTGATTGGCGGAATGATTGAGATGATGCCAACCTTTACAATTAAATCCAATATTCCAACAATAGCCAGTGTAAAACCTTATACGCCGCTTGAATTACAGGGCAGAGATGTATATATCAGAGAAGGATGTGTGAACTGTCATTCTCAGATGATCCGCCCGTTCCGTTCTGAAACTGAACGCTATGGAGAATACAGCAAAGCCGGAGAATTCGTCTATGATCATCCATTTTTATGGGGATCTAAACGTACAGGTCCTGATCTGCAGCGCGAAGGTGGAAAATATGGTAATGCATGGCATTACAACCACTTATATGACCCGCAAACAATGTCACCAGGTAGTATTATGCCTCCATATGAATGGCTTGCTGAGCAAAAACTGGATACGACGACTACCCGTTCAAAGATTAATGCCATGCGTACGCTGGGTGTTCCATATGAAACAGGTTATGAGCATAAAGCAAATGCTGCACTGGAAGAACAGGCTAAAGCAATTGCTGCTGACTTACAACAGAACAATATTAAGGTGAAGAGTGATAAGGAGATCATCGCGATCATCGCTTATCTGCAACGCCTGGGTACAGATATTAAAGCAAAATAACGCAAAACATGTTTAAGCAATTTTTAGATAAGGTTGATGGAAACCAAGGGTATCTGCTCAGCTCACTCGGCATCTTCATGCTATTTTTTTTACTGGTTGGCATATTATTGCTAACCATGAAAAAGGACGAAATAAAATATATGAGCGAACTCCCTTTAAAAGACGATCAGGATGAAAGAGGTAATTAACAGCAGCTGGTCTACAGGGAGTACTTCAGCAGATATTGTAATTGGATTAATGCTCATCACTGCAGTGATGATCCTTTGCGTGGCCATACTCATGCTGAAGGTGATTAAATTTTATGTCAGGGAATCTATTCATCCAACTCCTTTTGCCACGCCCGAAGAGAGAGAGAAAAGGAGAATGGAACAGGAAGCGCTACTGGTACTGGAAAAGAAAAAACCTTCTATCTGGACCAGACTGATGCAGCTAAAACCCCTGGAAGAGGAGAAAAACCTGGTTATGGAACATAAATTTGATGGCATAGCCGAATTGAATAACCCCACTCCTGCCTGGTTTATGATCCTGTTTTATGGCACAATCATCTTCGCCATAGGATATTTACTGACCTATGATGTTTTAGGCTTCGGTAAATCACAGGAAGAAGAATACATAGCAGAGATAGAACAGGCAGCAGAAGCTAAAGTGGCCTTTCTGTCAAATCCTGCGAATGCGGCAAATGCTGTAAATGAAAACAACATGGAACAAAGTAAAGATGAAGCTGTAATTAAAAACGGAGCTTCTTTATTCGCCAACCGCTGTACACCTTGTCATGGGGAACATGGAGAAGGTCTTGTCGGGCCAAACCTGACAGATGAATATTGGCTGCATGGGGGAACCGCAAAAGATGTTTTCAAAACAATCAAATATGGTGTTCCTGAAAAAGGAATGATCGCCTGGGAAAAATCGCTCAGTGCACAACAGCTGTCAGATTTAACCAATTACGTTTTGTCATTAAAAGGAACAAACCCTGCGGGAGCTAAAGCCCCACAGGGAAACAAAGAATAATTATGTCACAAAGTCCTGCACATTTCAGAGATCAGCCCGCTACGATTACGGATGATGGAAAAAAAAGAAAGTGGATCTATCCTAAGCTTATCAAAGGCAAGATTTATAAGTACCGTGCGACGGTCAGCTATTTTTTCCTGACACTGTTATTCGCTGCACCATTTCTTAAACTGAATGGGGAACAGCTGATTCTGCTGAATGTGCTGGAAAGAAAGTTCGTCTTTTTTGGGATAATCTTCTGGCCACAGGATTTTTATCTTTTTGTACTGGCATTGCTGATCTTCATCATAGGTGTGGTGTTGTTTACGGTAGTCTTTGGCAGGGTCTTCTGCGGATGGGCCTGCCCACAGACTATTTTTCTGGAAATGGTTTTCCGGAAAATTGAGAACTGGATAGAGGGAGATCATCTCCAGCAAAAAAAACTGGACAATGGCCCCCTGAATTTCGAAAAGATCTGGAAAAAGACCATCAAACATTGCCTTTTCCTGGCTATATCTTTTCTGATTGCGAATATCTTTCTTTCTTATTTAATCAGCAGCGCTGTACTCTGGAAAATAATGACTGAACCTATCTCTATGCATATTACAGGATTTATCGCCATCTGTGTATTTACGCTGGCGTTCTACCTTGTCTTTTCAAAGATGCGTGAACTGGTTTGTACGGTAGCCTGTCCTTATGGCCGTCTTCAGGGGGTATTATTAGATAATCAGAGTATTATTGTTGCCTATGATTATCAGCGTGGGGAACCGCGTGGAAAAAGAGTCAAAGAAATAGAACAGCCTGAAGGTGATTGTATTGACTGCAAGTTATGTGTTCAGGTTTGCCCAACCGGGATAGATATCAGAAATGGTACCCAGATGGAATGTGTTAACTGTACTGCCTGTATTGATGCCTGCGACATGGTAATGGAAAAAATTAACCGTCCGCTACGCCTGATTGGCTTTAAATCAGAAGATGAAATTGCTACTAAAAAGCCTTTCCAGTTAAACAAGCGGATTTACGGTTACAGTGTGGTCTTACTGATATTAATGACTGTACTAACTTACCTGCTGGTTAGCCGCAGCGATGTAGAAACAACTATTCTAAGGGCCAGCGGCACATTGTATCAGCTTAGAGATAAGGATAAAACTGTCAGCAATCTTTATAATTCAGAACTGATGAACAAGACTACCCGTCCGGTTCAATTTGAAATTATACCTGATCACAGGGATGCTAAAATACAGTATATCCAGAAGGAAAAAATAGTGCAACCGGGAGAAACAGTAAAGCTTACATTTTTCGTGATTTTTCCGCAAAAATCTATTCAGAAATATAAAACAGCTATAGGTTTTAAACTCATGTCCGGAAGCAAAGTTGCCGGTCAGTTTAAGACTACATTTATTGCACCTGCTAACGAATAAGATATGAACTGGGGAGTAAAAATATTACTATGTATGGGCACTTTTATGAGCTTCATTATTGTATTGGTGGTCATCATGTTTAACAGTAAAACTGATGCACTGGTAGATAATGATTACTATGAAAAGGGCATCAATTATAATCAGGTTTATAACTTGAAGGAACAGGTTAATCTGGATCATGCCAAACCGGAAATAACAGTAAACAAAGAAATAATAAGTCTGGTTTTTATTGATCAGGCTAAAGGAAATATACGTTTGATGCGCACTTCGGACAAAAGACTGGACAAGACAATGTCTTTTGAAACTGATCAGGAAAACCGGGTATCAATACCTGCAGAGAATTTACCAAAAGGATCATGGCGGTTAATTACTGAGTGGGAAAGCCAGTCAAAAAAATATCTTTACGAACAGGAAATCAGTATCAGATGAGTGACCAGTACCTCGCA
This portion of the Pedobacter lusitanus genome encodes:
- the ccoS gene encoding cbb3-type cytochrome oxidase assembly protein CcoS codes for the protein MNMIYMLIGFSILLALIFLLAFFWASKSGQHDDLFTPGMRILFEEEKPQEPRDEEKSDEDHLQA
- the ccoN gene encoding cytochrome-c oxidase, cbb3-type subunit I, which encodes MTEKFYYDNKIVRNFALATIVWGIVGMTIGLLIAMQLFKPAMNLGSQYTTFGRIRPLHTNAVIFAFVGNAIFMGVYYSLQRLLKTRMFSDVLSKIHFWGWQLIIIATVITLPLGMTSSHEYAEMEWPIDIAITIIWVVFGYNMFGTIIKRREKHMYVAIWFYIATFVTVAVLHIVNSVQLPVSAFKSYYLYAGVQDALVQWWYGHNAVAFFLTTPYLGMMYYFLPKMADRPVYSYKLSILHFWSLIFIYIWAGPHHLLYTSLPSWAQSLGVAFSVMLIAPSWGGMINGLLTLRGAWDKVREDPKLKFMVVGLTAYGMATFEGPMLAFKQINAIAHYTDWIVAHVHVGALGWNGFLTFAILYWLIPRIYNTTLYSKKLASFHFWIGTLGIIFYAVPLYFAGFTQGLMWKEFNQEGLLRYPNFLETVIQILPMYVMRAIGGALYLTGVIVMTYNLIKTMKSGKLVANEAAEAQPLPQVYVAQGDDKKLHRMLERKPMIFMVLSLIVILIGGMIEMMPTFTIKSNIPTIASVKPYTPLELQGRDVYIREGCVNCHSQMIRPFRSETERYGEYSKAGEFVYDHPFLWGSKRTGPDLQREGGKYGNAWHYNHLYDPQTMSPGSIMPPYEWLAEQKLDTTTTRSKINAMRTLGVPYETGYEHKANAALEEQAKAIAADLQQNNIKVKSDKEIIAIIAYLQRLGTDIKAK
- a CDS encoding cbb3-type cytochrome c oxidase N-terminal domain-containing protein — translated: MKEVINSSWSTGSTSADIVIGLMLITAVMILCVAILMLKVIKFYVRESIHPTPFATPEEREKRRMEQEALLVLEKKKPSIWTRLMQLKPLEEEKNLVMEHKFDGIAELNNPTPAWFMILFYGTIIFAIGYLLTYDVLGFGKSQEEEYIAEIEQAAEAKVAFLSNPANAANAVNENNMEQSKDEAVIKNGASLFANRCTPCHGEHGEGLVGPNLTDEYWLHGGTAKDVFKTIKYGVPEKGMIAWEKSLSAQQLSDLTNYVLSLKGTNPAGAKAPQGNKE
- the ccoG gene encoding cytochrome c oxidase accessory protein CcoG — protein: MSQSPAHFRDQPATITDDGKKRKWIYPKLIKGKIYKYRATVSYFFLTLLFAAPFLKLNGEQLILLNVLERKFVFFGIIFWPQDFYLFVLALLIFIIGVVLFTVVFGRVFCGWACPQTIFLEMVFRKIENWIEGDHLQQKKLDNGPLNFEKIWKKTIKHCLFLAISFLIANIFLSYLISSAVLWKIMTEPISMHITGFIAICVFTLAFYLVFSKMRELVCTVACPYGRLQGVLLDNQSIIVAYDYQRGEPRGKRVKEIEQPEGDCIDCKLCVQVCPTGIDIRNGTQMECVNCTACIDACDMVMEKINRPLRLIGFKSEDEIATKKPFQLNKRIYGYSVVLLILMTVLTYLLVSRSDVETTILRASGTLYQLRDKDKTVSNLYNSELMNKTTRPVQFEIIPDHRDAKIQYIQKEKIVQPGETVKLTFFVIFPQKSIQKYKTAIGFKLMSGSKVAGQFKTTFIAPANE
- a CDS encoding FixH family protein, whose amino-acid sequence is MNWGVKILLCMGTFMSFIIVLVVIMFNSKTDALVDNDYYEKGINYNQVYNLKEQVNLDHAKPEITVNKEIISLVFIDQAKGNIRLMRTSDKRLDKTMSFETDQENRVSIPAENLPKGSWRLITEWESQSKKYLYEQEISIR